One genomic segment of Cydia splendana chromosome 5, ilCydSple1.2, whole genome shotgun sequence includes these proteins:
- the LOC134790570 gene encoding alpha-tocopherol transfer protein-like: MPSPAYSVELYLGDVSAEVQQYAREHCGEDPDTRLKAISELRDIVYERGECTPHRMDDEFLIKFLRARKFIPQRAHRLMVNYYEFREENPQLCLDVFPLDLRAVGDSSVLAVPPYLAQDERRVMIYRIGCWDPNTIPTDDLFKATLIAMELGMMEPASQILGAHAIFDLEDIGLHHAWQVTPAIASKIVKLLGSCFPANTHAIHVINHTWVFDKIYNIFKPFLNAEMRSRIFFHGYDVKSLHKHIHPDHLPERYGGIWPDYSYTIWLESLKKNYKVVKDMISCGYKFREEELCPEVVRQLKDEGVKLS; this comes from the exons ATGCCCAGCCCAGCGTACAGCGTAGAGCTGTACCTCGGGGACGTGTCGGCCGAGGTGCAGCAGTACGCGCGGGAGCACTGCGGGGAGGATCCCGACACTCGGCTCAAGGCCATCTCCGAGCTGCGCGACATCGTCTACG AACGGGGTGAATGTACGCCACACCGAATGGACGATGAGTTCCTGATCAAATTCCTTCGTGCCCGAAAATTCATACCTCAGCGCGCGCACAGGCTg ATGGTGAATTACTACGAGTTCCGGGAAGAGAACCCGCAGCTGTGCTTGGACGTATTCCCTTTGGATTTGCGCGCCGTGGGCGACAGCAGCGTACTTGCCGTACCCCCCTACCTCGCCCAAGACGAGCGCCGCGTCATGATCTACAGGATCG GCTGCTGGGACCCGAACACGATCCCGACGGACGATCTATTCAAGGCGACGCTCATAGCCATGGAGCTGGGCATGATGGAGCCGGCGAGTCAGATCCTGGGCGCCCACGCCATCTTCGACCTGGAGGACATCGGGCTTCACCACGCTTGGCAGGTCACGCCCGCCATCGCCTCCAAGATCGTCAAGCTATTAGGG TCATGTTTTCCTGCAAATACACACGCCATCCACGTTATAAACCACACATGGGTATTTGACAAAATATACAATATCTTTAAGCCGTTCCTCAATGCTGAAATGCGGTCCAGAATATTTTTCCACGGATACGATGTCAAATCCCTGCACAAACATATCCACCCTGACCATTTGCCGGAGAGATATGGCGGCATCTGGCCCGACTACTCTTACACGATATGGTTGGAGTCATTGAAGAAAAACTACAAAGTAGTTAAAGACATGATCAGTTGCGGTTACAAGTTTCGCGAAGAAGAGTTATGCCCCGAAGTTGTTAGACAGCTAAAAGATGAAGGGGTAAAGTTGTCGTGA